A single Dunckerocampus dactyliophorus isolate RoL2022-P2 chromosome 2, RoL_Ddac_1.1, whole genome shotgun sequence DNA region contains:
- the usp6nl gene encoding USP6 N-terminal-like protein isoform X6 has product MLKSWDKYKNSDKLARRIYKGIPLQLRGEVWCLLLDIPKMKEEKKDFYEKLKARARGLSPDVRQIDLDVNRTYRDHIMFRDRYDVKQQALFHVLTAYSVYNVEVGYCQGMSQITALLLIYMNEEDAFWALVKLLSGHKHAMHGFFVPGFPKLLRFQEHHDRIVKKMMPKLKHHLDSQEVLTSLYTMKWFFQCFLDRTPFTLTLRIWDIYILEGERLLPAMSYTVLKLHRKRLMKMAMEELVEFLQVSLSKDFLLEDDLVIEHLQASMAELRRVKLELPAPGKDEEFPKKPLGQLPELETAAVNHVGNGQSHAEPAEPPKQPSPVPDRQDSRPPSRLRRDSLDKPICHRKVDMRDGGREAASREQQKRSASTTPEKGPSPPSAPTPVPLLKTQSHVIANHNTGSHRDITPRWFKPSETKLEAAKAMAAREVQLTRGVSPAPFSHDDAQQLNRWPHSKGFVPGANRGSNASQYDNVPGLLEQEFEILELERPPSRMRTPRSETPYGVPSFHQGALVYGSSLGGSVISGGSRMPLHPPPPSFDHHNPAGADTDFPGNQNHYHSPGRTTTEVPIFHPGYRHYAPPSQRMEDQTYATTRRPHSNNFHDTALVNTFATYRRQPPPSTTHNPRRPPLQLELQGRTTPIYLQKLTSTTRVHASVDYNFEGQTRGEPNPPYHPEGGPQWATEVEQPPQSPGGVPRSPSFQKAQMSPVEVFTFPDTDGLQHYGTTLRERHPVVRQQLPQLFRGAHYRHAQEAFAMQDSMLL; this is encoded by the exons AAGCTGAAGGCCAGAGCGAGGGGTCTGTCTCCCGACGTTCGGCAGATCGACCTGGACGTGAACCGCACCTACAGGGATCACATCATGTTCCGGGACCGCTACGACGTCAA GCAGCAGGCGCTCTTCCACGTTCTCACGGCCTACTCTGTCTATAACGTG gaGGTGGGCTACTGCCAGGGGATGAGTCAGATCACAGCGCTGCTGCTCATCTACATGAACGAGGAAGACGCCTTCTGGGCTCTGGTCAAGCTGCTGTCGGGACACAAGCACGCCATGCACg GATTCTTTGTTCCCGGCTTCCCCAAACTCCTGCGCTTCCAGGAACACCACGACCGCATCGTCAAGAAGATGATGCCCAAACTCAAGCATCACCTG GACAGCCAGGAGGTGCTGACCAGTCTGTACACCATGAAGTGGTTCTTCCAGTGCTTCCTGGACAGA ACTCCCTTCACCCTGACTCTCAGGATCTGGGACATCTACATCCTGGAGGGCGAAAGGCTTCTTCCCGCCATGTCCTACACTGTCCTCAAGCTGCACAGGA AGCGCCTGATGAAGATGGCCATGGAGGAGCTGGTGGAGTTCCTTCAGGTGTCTCTGTCCAAAGATTTCCTCTTGGAGGACGACCTGGTGATCGAGCATCTCCAGGCCTCGATGGCGGAGCTCCGCAGGGTCAAGCTGGAGCTGCCGGCGCCAG GTAAAGACGAGGAGTTCCCCAAGAAGCCCTTAGGGCAGCTTCCAGAGCTGGAGACGGCAGCCGTGAACCATGTGGGCAACGGGCAGAGCCACGCCGAGCCCGCCGAGCCTCCGAAGCAGCCCAGTCCGGTACCCGACCGCCAGGATAGCCGTCCCCCCAGTCGGTTACGGCGGGACTCGCTGGACAAGCCGATATGCCACCGCAAGGTCGACATGAGGGATGGTGGACGAGAGGCGGCCTCAAGGGAGCAGCAGAAGCGATCGGCTTCAACCACGCCCGAAAAGGGGCCGTCGCCGCCCTCGGCCCCAACCCCCGTCCCGCTGTTGAAGACTCAGAGTCACGTCATCGCCAACCACAACACCGGTTCTCACAGAGACATCACTCCCCGCTGGTTCAAGCCCTCCGAGACCAAACTAGAAGCCGCCAAGGCGATGGCAGCCAGAGAGGTCCAGCTGACCCGGGGGGTGTCTCCGGCCCCCTTCAGTCACGACGACGCACAGCAGCTCAACCGCTGGCCACATTCCAAGGGCTTTGTTCCGGGTGCCAACCGCGGGTCCAACGCCTCGCAGTATGACAACGTTCCAGGGCTGCTGGAGCAGGAATTTGAGATCTTGGAGCTGGAGAGACCTCCATCCAGGATGAGGACTCCTCGCAGCGAGACCCCCTATGGCGTACCATCCTTCCACCAGGGTGCTCTTGTTTATGGATCCAGTCTTGGTGGGAGCGTCATCTCAGGAGGGTCCAGGATGCCCTTGCACCCCCCTCCACCTTCATTTGACCACCATAACCCTGCAGGGGCCGACACTGACTTCCCTGGAAACCAAAACCACTACCACTCCCCTGGCAGGACCACTACTGAGGTCCCCATCTTTCATCCAGGCTACAGACACTATGCGCCGCCCTCTCAACGGATGGAGGATCAAACATATGCCACCACAAGGCGGCCCCACAGTAACAACTTCCACGATACGGCTCTTGTGAACACTTTTGCAACCTACCGCAGGCAGCCGCCACCCAGCACCACCCACAACCCTCGAAGACCACCTTTGCAGCTGGAGCTCCAGGGGCGCACCACCCCCATCTACCTTCAGAAGCTCACCTCCACCACACGGGTCCACGCCTCTGTGGACTACAACTTTGAGGGACAAACAAGAGGCGAACCAAACCCCCCGTATCATCCAGAGGGCGGACCCCAATGGGCCACGGAGGTGGAGCAGCCCCCTCAATCCCCGGGCGGTGTGCCTCGCTCGCCCAGCTTCCAGAAAGCCCAAATGTCTCCCGTGGAGGTGTTCACGTTCCCCGACACCGACGGGCTGCAGCACTACGGGACGACGTTGCGGGAGCGGCACCCCGTCGTACGGCAGCAGCTCCCCCAGCTGTTTAGAGGAGCGCACTACCGGCATGCGCAGGAGGCGTTCGCCATGCAGGACTCCATGCTGCTGTGA